A part of Mustela erminea isolate mMusErm1 chromosome 9, mMusErm1.Pri, whole genome shotgun sequence genomic DNA contains:
- the LOC116600236 gene encoding olfactory receptor 52H1-like has protein sequence MYNLSCYNPSSFILVGIPGLERFHSWIGIPFCVIYVLAIVGNCTLLYLIAVEHSLHEPMFFFLAMLATTDFILSTDTVPKLLSNLWLGSQEITFSGCLTQMFFLHFSFVVDSAILLAMGFDRYVAICFPLRYTTILTPQVVIKVMVTITVRSFCVILPDVFLLKRLPFCGTRIIPHTYCEHIGVARLSSADISINIWYGFSVPLMTVFSDVIFIAVSYAFILRAVFQLSSQGARQKALSTCGSHVCVILMFYTPATFSILAHRFGHSVPRNVLILFANFYVAIPPALNPVVYGVKNKQIQDKFILLFSLRKT, from the coding sequence ATGTATAATTTGAGCTGTTACAATCCCAGTTCCTTCATCCTTGTGGGAATACCCGGTCTGGAGAGATTCCACAGCTGGATCGGGATTCCCTTTTGTGTCATCTATGTTCTGGCTATTGTGGGCAACTGCACCCTTCTCTACCTCATTGCTGTAGAGCACAGCCTCCATGAGcccatgtttttcttccttgctaTGCTGGCTACCACAGACTTCATCCTGTCCACGGACACAGTGCCCAAACTACTCAGTAACCTCTGGCTGGGCTCCCAGGAAATTACCTTCTCTGGCTGTCTCACCCAGATGTTTTTCCTCCACTTCAGCTTTGTAGTGGACTCAGCCATCCTGTTGGCCATGGGATTtgatcgctatgtggccatctgcttCCCCTTGAGGTACACCACCATCTTGACTCCACAGGTGGTCATCAAGGTTATGGTGACCATCACCGTGAGGAGCTTCTGTGTCATCTTGCCAGATGTTTTTCTGCTGAAACGGTTACCCTTCTGCGGGACACGCATCATCCCACACACATACTGTGAGCACATAGGTGTTGCTCGGCTTTCTTCTGCTGACATCTCCATCAACATCTGGTATGGATTTTCTGTGCCTCTCATGACTGTCTTCTCGGATGTGATCTTTATTGCTGTTTCCTATGCCTTCATCCTTCGTGCTGTCTTTCAGCTCTCATCTCAGGGTGCCCGTCAGAAGGCCCTCAGCACTTGTGGTTCCCATGTCTGTGTTATTCTCATGTTTTACACACCTGCCACCTTCTCCATCCTTGCTCATCGCTTTGGGCACAGTGTCCCTCGAAATGTGCTCATCCTATTTGCCAACTTCTATGTGGCCATCCCCCCTGCTCTAAATCCTGTTGTCTATGGAGTGAAGAACAAGCAGATCCAAGACAAatttattctgcttttctctttaagaaaGACATAA